The Monomorium pharaonis isolate MP-MQ-018 chromosome 5, ASM1337386v2, whole genome shotgun sequence genome includes a window with the following:
- the LOC105839497 gene encoding acetylcholinesterase — MSRNPSSWRTGSGRLLVLSLFLLLVLQPDRCRGSPAHRSRHHEHELHAAQETSSHEDARSSRSSEELPRPAALVDHDPLVVHTRKGMVRGKTLTAKSDKTVDAWFGIPYAQKPIGPLRFRHPRPVERWSGVLNATTLPNSCVQILDTVFGDFAGATMWNPNTPLSEDCLYVNVVAPRPRPRNAAVMVWIFGGGFYSGSATLDVYDHKTLVSEENVIVVSMQYRVASLGFLYFGTSDVPGNSGLFDQMMALQWVRDNIAAFGGNPENVTLFGESAGAVSVSLHLLSPLSRHLFNQAIMQSGSATAPWAIISREESIVRGIRLAEAVGCPHDHRNLREVIDCLLTKDAEELVKNEWGTLGICEFPFVPVIDGAFLDEMPQRSLATSSFKKTNILMGSNTEEGFYFIIYYLTELFRIDGADDVKVTRDQFISAVSELNPYVNQIGRHAIIYEYSDWLHPDDPHANRDALDKIVGDYQFTCNVNEFAGRYADTGHTVYMYYYKHRSRNNPWPRWTGVMHADEISYVFGEPLDPARGYTHEEVQLSKRMMRYWANFAKTGDPNIDESGELSLAYWPPHTAVNKEYLTLDINSTEIGSGPRVRQCTFWKKYLPQLLTATSKLEVGSKETCGSTSIADSGATRILLILSLLLTGLTTLPHIQHDVRGIV; from the exons ATGTCGAGAAACCCAAGTTCCTGGCGGACCGGCTCCGGTAGACTGTTGGTGCTGAGCCTGTTCCTGCTCCTCGTCCTGCAGCCGGATCGCTGCCGCGGCTCGCCGGCCCACCGGAGCCGGCATCACGAGCACGAGCTGCACGCCGCGCAGGAGACGTCGTCGCACGAGGACGCCAGGAGCTCCAGGTCGAGCGAGGAGCTCCCGCGACCGGCCGCCCTCGTCGACCACGATCCGCTGGTGGTGCACACCAGGAAGGGCATGGTCCGCGGCAAGACCCTCACCGCGAAGAGCGACAAGACCGTCGACGCCTGGTTCGGCATACCCTATGCCCAGAAGCCGATCG GCCCGCTGAGGTTTCGCCACCCGCGGCCGGTCGAGCGGTGGTCGGGCGTGCTGAACGCGACCACCCTGCCAAACAGCTGCGTGCAGATCTTGGACACGGTGTTCGGCGACTTCGCCGGCGCCACCATGTGGAACCCGAACACGCCGCTGAGCGAGGACTGCCTGTACGTGAACGTAGTCGCGCCGCGGCCCAGGCCTAGGAACGCCGCTGTCATGGTATGGATATTCGGTG GTGGCTTTTACTCCGGTTCGGCCACCCTCGACGTGTACGACCACAAGACCCTGGTCTCGGAGGAGAACGTGATCGTGGTGTCGATGCAGTATCGCGTTGCCAGCCTCGGCTTCCTCTACTTCGGCACGTCCGACGTGCCCGGTAACTCCGGTCTCTTCGACCAGATGATGGCCCTGCAATGGGTGCGCGACAACATTGCCGCGTTCGGCGGCAATCCCGAGAACGTGACGCTCTTCGGCGAGAGCGCGGGTGCGGTCTCCGTGTCGTTGCACCTCCTGTCCCCGCTGTCCAG GCACCTGTTCAACCAAGCCATCATGCAGTCGGGCTCGGCGACCGCGCCGTGGGCGATAATCTCGCGCGAGGAATCGATCGTGCGCGGGATCCGGCTCGCCGAGGCGGTCGGCTGCCCGCACGATCATCGCAATCTGCGCGAGGTGATCGACTGCCTGCTGACGAAGGACGCGGAGGAGCTCGTCAAGAACGAATGGGGCACACTCGGGATCTGCGAGTTCCCGTTCGTGCCGGTGATCGACGGGGCGTTCCTCGACGAGATGCCCCAACGCTCCCTCGCCACGTCCTCCTTCAAGAAGACCAACATCCTGATGGGCTCCAACACCGAGGAGGGCTTCTACTTCATCATCTACTATCTGACGGAGCTGTTCCGCATCGACGGCGCCGACGACGTGAAGGTGACGCGCGATCAGTTTATCAGCGCCGTGTCCGAGCTGAATCCCTACGTGAACCAGATCGGCCGCCACGCCATCATCTACGAGTACAGCGACTGGCTGCACCCGGACGACCCCCACGCGAATCGCGACGCCCTCGACAAGATCGTCGGCGACTATCAGTTCACCTGCAACGTCAACGAATTCGCCGGCCGTTACGCCGATACCGGCCACACCGTCTACATGTACTACTATAAGCACAG ATCGAGGAACAATCCGTGGCCACGATGGACCGGGGTCATGCACGCCGACGAGATCAGCTACGTTTTCGGGGAACCGCTGGATCCAGCCAGGGGTTACACGCACGAGGAGGTGCAGCTCTCGAAGAGGATGATGAGATACTGGGCGAACTTTGCGAAAACGGG GGATCCGAACATCGACGAGAGCGGCGAGCTGTCGCTGGCTTACTGGCCGCCGCACACCGCCGTCAATAAAGAGTACCTGACCTTGGACATCAACAGCACGGAGATCGGCAGCGGTCCCAGAGTGAGGCAGTGCACCTTCTGGAAGAAGTACCTGCCGCAGCTGCTCACCGCCACGT CGAAACTGGAGGTCGGGTCCAAGGAGACGTGCGGCAGCACGAGCATCGCCGACTCCGGCGCGACCCGGATACTCCTGATCCTGAGCCTGTTATTGACCGGCCTCACCACTCTGCCTCACATCCAGCACGACGTCAGAGGTATCGTTTAG